The Nitrosomonadales bacterium nucleotide sequence GACAGAATCGCAGCAGAAACCGCGAACCACGGAATCATTTTTCCGGCCAAGCCGTAAAAGGTCGTAGGTGCTGAATATTTGAACCAGTTTATTGCCAAAGTCATTACTCCATCGAAATTCGCAACGCCTGCGCACTCACCCAAGGGGTGAATACCAGCGCCAATACCAGTAACGCACCCAACAAGGACAGGTGCGGCGTCGTGTTCAGTCCGCTTGAAACCGCCTCAACCGCTCCGGTGCCAAAGATCAGCACCGGAATGCACAGCGGCAACACCAGCAGCGATAACAGTACGCCGCCGCCGCGCAAACCCAACGTCAGGGCTGCGCCGATCGCGCCGATCATGCTGAGGATCGGTGTCCCCAATAACAACCCGACGATCAGCACACCAATTGCCTGCGCCGACATATCGAACTGCAGTCCCAGCACCGGAGCCATCAGCACCAGCGGCAGGCCGGACACCATCCAGTGCGCGGTTATCTTGCCCAACACCAGCATCGATAGCGACTGCGGCGCCAGCATCATCTGTTCCAGCGTGCCGTCAAGATAGTCGGCAGAAAACAGCCGCCCCAGCGACAACATCGAAGATAGCAGTGCAGCGACCCACAACACACCGGGAGCCATTTTGCGCAGCATCTCCATCTCCGGCCCGACACCCAGCGGAAACAGGCTGACCACCATCACGAAGAAGATCAGCGTGGTAAGCACATCTGCGCGGCGGCGCATCGCCAGTACCAGATCGCGGCGTACCACCAACACCAACAGGCCGAGCATCGTCGATTTTTTCATGCCGCCATGACTTCCATGCTGCGCATCCTCATGACAGCGACAGACTGCGCATATCCATTCCCGCCACCTGCAAGGGCTGATGGGTAGTAAAAATCACCATCCCGTGGCCAGTCAGGTGCTCCGCGATCAATTCCTGGATCAAGGACACTGCTCCGACATCCAGTGCGGCCAATGGTTCATCCAGCACCCACAGTCGGGCATCGCTCACCAGCAAGCGCGCCAGCGCAACGCGCCGTCTCTGGCCTTGCGAAAGCACCTTGGTAGGCAACATTTCACGACCGCGCAAACCCATGCGGCGCAAAGCAGTGATCACTTCTCTTTCATCAAGCTCGATGCCGGATAGTCCAGCCGAAATATGCAAGTTCTCCAGCGCGCTCAATTCATCCTTGATGGCATTCAGGTGCCCGAGGTACAGCATTTGCGCGTAATAATCCTCATCCAGCTCACGGATATTCTCGCCATCCCAGACAATATCCCCCTCATCCGGCGTCATGAAGCCGCACAACGTGCGCAGCAAACTGGTCTTGCCGCTGCCGTTCGCACCCTGCACTTGCATGATCTGCCCGGGATGAAGCGTAAAGCTTAATCCGGAAAACAGGCGGTGATCGCCACGACTGCAGGCAAGATTGCTGATTTCCAGCATGGAGGGATAACCCGGTTATTTCACAGCGCGGGATTATATACGATGGCTCCCGGAAAAGCCTACCGCGCGGCCCGATTCCCACACCATCAGCAAGCTTTTGGAACGATCGGGAAATTACTGGAAGTGCGATCGACATTACCGTTTTCGACCCATCCGCGCCAGCATGAGTTCTCATTCAGTTTGGTTAGAAGCCAAATCAGGCTATCATTAGCGGAATACTTTTTAATTGTTCGTTAAAGCTGAAAGGCTGGTTTTATGACTTCACGAGTTTCGTTAAGGGATATCCCGAAGAAAAATATTTTTCGGAAGGGTGATGTTTTTGTACTTTTTGGCGAGTTGTTCGGCCGGGGGTATGCCAATGGCCTGGTTGACGAAGCCCGCAAGTCGGGCATGACACTCATCGGCATAACCGTAGGTCGACGCGACGAGAACAACGCCTTGCGTCCGCTGACCGGCGAAGAACTGGCTTTGGCCGAAACCAATCTCGGCGGGCGCATCATCAATGTCCCGCTGATGGCAGGATTCGATCTGGATGCGCCTGCAGGCGAAGCCACTCCCACCGATCTGCTTGGCAACATGACCCTGAAAAGCTGGCAGGAGGACAAACTCGACTGGCAACATATCGAAAAGTGTCGCGAAGCCGGCGTGAAACGCTTCAAGGATTCTGTCGCAAAGGTGATGGCCGAGCTGGACGGCATGATTGCGGACGGCAGCAATGTATTCTTCGCCCACACCATGGCAGGCGGCATCCCCAAGGTAAAGGTGTTTCTGGCCATCGCAAACCGCATCTATAAGGGCCAGGGAGATCGCTTCATGTCTTCGCGAGCCTTGCTGGACAGTGACCTCGGCAAGCTGATCCTGATGAACTTCGACGAGGTTACCGCCAATACCTTCCAGCATTTGATCGAGGGTAGTTCCGCAATACGGACGCGGCTGGAAAAAACCGGCGGTCAGGTACGCTACACGGCGTATGGTTACCATGGCACCGAAATACTGATCGATGGCGGCTACCAGTGGCAGACCTACACCAACTACACCCAAGGCTACGCCAAGATGCTTCTCGAACGTATCGCAGAGGCTGCCTGGGCTAACGGCATCAGGGCAACGGTATATAACTGCCCGGAAATACGCACCAACTCTTCCGACATATTCGTCGGTGTGGAGCTTTCATTGTTTCCGCTACTCAATGCATTGAAGCGCGAAAATGGCGGAGAATGGGCCGAAACGCAATGGCAGACTTGCCGAGAACTGCTGCAGGAAAGCTCTACGCTGGAGGGTCTGCTGCAAAAGATCGATGCCTACAATGCAAGCGATGTCATGACAGGCTTCCGCAATTTCGAGGCTTGGCCGATGGACAACAACAGGGAGTTGGCCGATCTGATGATAGGCACCTCGGACGGGATCACCCAGATGCACAAGGACCGCAAGGTTCTGGTGACCGATCTTCTGAGTGCTCTGGTGCTGGAAGGAACGGGACCATTAATGTTCTATGAAACTTCCGAACCTGCGGCCCCGGTCATCTGGCTGAATCACGACATCATCGCAAAGCAGCTTGTCGAGAATCACTGCAAGCAAGCAACATAGCAATCCCTGTTCACTGCCGCAATCGACAACGCCACATAAAATGTGGCGTTGTCATTTTCATACCCGGGAAAACGGGAAGTTCAGGGTTCCACGTCCGTCACTGTCTCGGGAAGATTCGTCTTGATTGTCGACTGCTGTCGGACATCAGCCATGTACGCCCGGAACATCTCTTCTCCGGTCATCTGGCGCAATTGCTGCACGTAACGGCTGCGCTTCAATTCATCGGGCTTCTCCCCGTCCTTGACAGCCGCAATACGCACCAGCAGATAACCGCCCTGCGCTGCTTCCGCCCCGACAAACCCGGGAAGTTTGGCTGCGTTGGCCTGGAATATCTGCCGTACCAGATCAACATCCAGGTCGCCGTGTTGTGCGCGCGTAATTTCCTGCGCTTTGCTCCAGTCTAATGCAGTTTGTTCTCCGTGTTGCAATTGCTCCAGAACGGCCTTGCCCTGCTTGCCGGCAAGCTCGATTGCCTGCTGACGCAACAGCTCCTGATGGATCGTATCCCGCACTTCAGCGAAGGCGCGCACAGTAGCTGGTTTATATTCAAGTATCCTCGCTGCAACCAGCGTATCCGGAGACACCTCGATAGCCGCTGTATTACGCTCATGCTTCAGCACATCTTCGCTGAAAATCGCCTGCAACATCTTCTCTGTCCAAGGCTCCTCGCCTGCCATACCGCTCGCCAGCCAGCCGCTTTGCATGATATCTGCACCGACAAGCTCCGCAGCAGGTTTCAATGTGTCGCTTTGCTCATAAACGGTATTGCTGAAGGCTTCCGCCAATTCTGCGAACTTGTCGCCCCTTTTTGCTGGCGCAATTTATTCACGATACTTTCACGCACCTCGTCAAATGGCAACGCACGCGATGGGCGCACTGCAATCAACTTGACAATGTGATAACCGAAGTCCGATCTGACCAGACCGCTGATCTCGCCTTGCTTAAGCGCAAAGACAGCCTCGTCAAATTGCTTGACCATCATACCGCGTCCGAAAAACCCAAGGTCACCACCGTTGCCCGCCGAGCCAGGATCCTGAGAATGTTGCTTGGCCAGATCGGCAAACTTGTCCGGAGCCTGCCTGACTTGTTGCAGCAGTTTCTCGGCATTGGCTTTTGCTACGTCCTGTTCAGCTTGGGCGGCGGCAAGCGGTACGGCAATCAGGATATGTGCAGCCTGACGCTGCTCAGCGCTGCCAAAATCGCTTTGATGTTCAGCGTAGTATTTGCGCGCATCTTCGGCGCTGACATCAACTTTCGCCATCAAATCAGGCATTGAGAACTTCACATACTCGACCCTGGCCTGCTCTTGCAGTTGAAACTTTTTCGGATTCGACTCGTAATATTTCTTCAGTGCAGCCTCATCCACCTTTGCCTGCGCCATAAAAGGCTGCAAGGATATGTATGCCACACTGATCAGGCGTCGTTGTTCGTTCAACCGTGCGAGATTATCCGCCACGGCATTTGAAGCAAAACCATTTTGCAAGTAGGCGCCGCGCACCTGCTGAGCGAGCAGATCATCACGCAAGCGAGCCTCGAACATCAGGGGCGACATAGACTGCTCGGCCAGAGCGGATTCATAGCGCTTATTGTCGAAGCTTCCGTTCTCCTGAAATGCTTCTATACTGCCAATCACCTGCGCCACCTGGTCATCGGTCACCGTCAAGCCGGCAGCCTTGGCACGCTCAACCAGCAAACGTTGCGCGACCAGATTATCCAGAACGGCTGTCTTTATTTCCGGATTGTCGAGCATCTTCGCGTCGAAATTCGGCCCCAACATCTGGCGCAAATTGTTTTGCTGCTGCCGCAACGCAGTTTCAAATTCCTGCAGGGTGATTTTCGAACCGTTCACATTGGCAGCTTCTACGACTGCATTGCTGGATTTGTTGTATGAATCCACGCCCCAGAATGCAAACGGGAGGATGATTACCGCCAGAACTATCTGCACCAGCCGCTTTTTCTCATGGACAAAATCGAACATAACGATGACACCTGAAATTATTCAAGAAACAACAGATAAAAAAGGCGAACTTTCGTTCGCCTTTGTTTGGCGGAGCGCAAGGACACTCCACCTACCAAGCAAAACTGTTTGAAAACCAGAGCTGATTTTGTTTACTTTGCTCAAAGTCTCACAAAATTTGCGCACCGCCAAGCTGCAACACGCGCATTATATATTACCGGGGAAAGATTAGTAGAAAAGCCGGTTGATATCTTCGAGATCCTTGCGGCTCAACGCTCCGACCGCCTGCTTGAGTTTCAGACGGTTCGCGAGATAGTCGTAACGCACCTGGAAATAATCCCGCTTCGCGGCATAGTACAAACGATAGGCATCCACTACCGCAACTATCGTGTAAATCCCGTAATGAAATCCCTTGACCTTGCTCTGCAGCACGCTTTCCTGTGCGATCACCATTTTTCTCAAGGCCTCTATGCTCTTTGCGCCAGCCGTCACATTCAGGAAGGACGAGCGCGCCAGACGTTCGGTATGCCGGTATTCCTGATTGCGCTCCTGCTCACTCTTTTCTTTGCGCGCAACCGCTTCCCGCACCAGAGAGTTGGTTCTCCTCCCTCAAACAGCGGGAAATTCAACTTGAACGAGATATCGTTTGTATTGACCTTGCTGCCCCCCCCATACAGGGAGCCTCCCGAATCCTGTGCTGTGGAAGTTCCCACCAGATTAAGTGTCGGCAAGTACCCCGCACGCTGGCCGTTTATTTCGATAGCCGCTATCTCCACTGCCATGGCGCGTGACTGCAACGCCAGATTCTGATCCAGTGCCGCAACCACCCACGATTCCACCTTTGCCGGCAACGGCGGCCGGGCATCAAAATTTGTCCGGAATCTGGGCAATGCCTCAGCTTCAAATCCGACGATCTCCTTGATCGCCAGTCGCGCATCGTCAAGCTTGTTCTGCGCGTCTATTTCCTTGGCTTCGGACAACGCCAGACGCCCCGCAGTATCGCTCACATCTACAAGCGTACCCATACCGTTCTTCAGGCGCGCCTGAGCCAATTCATGTTGCTTCGCAATCGTTTCGCGCTCGGCCTTGGACAAGGTCAGACTGTCGCGGGCTGCGGCCAACCCTAGGTACGCGCTGGACAAACGCACGATCAGATCCTGCTCGGCCGCCAGCAGGTTCACTTTAGCCTGTTCCTCCGACACTTTTGCCTGGCTGATCTTGGCAAAAGCCTGTGGCTTGATGATCGGCTGAGTGATAGTCAGCGTGTGGGTCACTGAAGAGTAGGACTGTTTTCCCAGGGCATAGACCGGATTGGAGGACTGCTTCACGTTCTGCTGCGCACTCGATCTTTGGTAATCATAGGTTGCGGTTGGCAGGTAAGCGGCTATGGCCTGCGGGGATGCCTCCAGGTTGGCCTTGTATTCCGCCTTCGCTGCCAAGTACTTGGGATCGGCCTCCACAGCTCGATCGAATAACGCCAGCAACCCGTACTGCCTTGTGGACGAGGCCCGCCAATCCCGACTCCTCTTGACCTGTCGTAGCCTTGTCCAGTGCAACCGGATTGAGCGCGAAGGGAGGAATGCTGCCGCTGAGTTCAAGCACTTCCTTTCTCAACCTAAGATCGAGATCGGAAGGCAAACCGGCCATGGCCGCTTCCTTCGCCTGTTTGTATGCCGCCACTTGCCGCCGCGTGCCTATGGTCACCCACAAGTTCTCGCCCCCCGTACCTCCCTCCGCACTTTGGGCAACCACTGAAACTTCCTCGGCCAGATCAAATACCACCCGCGCAACGTTCCTGCCCGCCTTGCTCAGGCGCGCCCGCGTCACCAGAGGTGTAAAGCTCACAAACTCTGCCACAGCCTGTTCCACCTGTTTGGGGTTCATGCCACGGATATCTATCACCACGGATTCCGGGTCATGTTTCACCGAGACTTCGGTGTCGAGCTTCTGTTTGCTGAGGAAAGCCAGGTCTACCAATCCTTCCTCTTCCTTGGCTTCGATCACCGCCACGCCGTCCGGTAACCCCGGTGCCGGCGCCTCCGAGTGTGGCGACATCACGATTTCCCATTGCGACATGTCATCGCCAGTCGCCACCACCGTCTCATCCAGCACATCCATGGGTTTAGCAAGATCAACCGTCAGATAAGTCGCCGTATCTCCATGCGGCCTCATCCTGATGCCTTTCACCAGTGGATGCGCGGGAGGATGCTCACGCAGTATTTTTTCCAGTTGTTCCCGATCCGAACTCTTGAGGTCTATGACGAATCCCTTGCCGCTGGCATCGAATCTGGCGTCATGGAGCACTCCGGCCTTCACGTCCAGCATCAAACGCAGGACCTCGTCATCGCCACGGGTTTCCAGTCTGAATGTATCGAAATCACCCCCCCATGCCGGAAAGACCATGGCAAGAGCCAACACCAGAGTGCATCCTGTAAAACGGTTTACGACACGATTTTTTTTCATTGTCATCAATTACGCTGAATAATTTTCAGGAGCAACTTGCCTTCTTCCCCAGTGCTGGAATTCCGCAACGTTACCAGAACCTGTACCCCATCCCCGATTCCTGCAGGCATCACTCCGCGGACCGACTTCTTGTCTGCATCCAGCTTCAGCCAGGATGGCATCGGCGCGCCATCATCCATCCCCAAGTCCACCACCATCTGTTCTTGCCGGACAAAGGAAGCAAAAGAACTCTCGAAGGAACGCTCTGGCGTAACTTGAACCACCAGTGGCGTCAATGCCGACGAAGTCGCAGTCGTGGAACCGGGCAAGTCAATCACGACATCGTTTACAGACACACTGAGCGCCTCTCTCATTCCGGCAACCTGCCCGCCGACATCGCTCAAGGTAAGAGGCGAGGTGAAGGAAGCCAGCATTATCGAGGTTGATGAATTGCCGGAGGATGAGGAAGAAGCCACAGTCGGCGCTCCTCCAATCGGCCTGGCCATTTGCAGCGGTATGTACTGCTGCGCCGTAGTCAGGTAGCCATTCCCGCTCTCGCTGACGCTTGCAGGTGGATAGCCATCGTATGTGGTACCCAAACGCAGGAAGCTGTAAGTCAAACCACCAAGGCGATTCTCAAGAGCCGGATTGTCGTCGTAAATCAGCCAGCGCCCGGCGGGAGCAGAAACAGCATTTGCTCCGGCGGTGTTCCAGAACTGGCGCGTGGCGGCCAGCACGACGGCATTGCCGGCAGACCTGCCAATCACGGGCGCATTCAGGAACAGGTCTCGACCATCGCGTATCCACACGGTACCGGCATCTACACCCGTAGTCACGCCTACCACAGCAATGGTCAGATCATTCGCATCGTAATAAGCGAAATTACCTGTAACGTTCGCCGCCAGATTTACCAGGTCATTGGTATTACTGGTCAGGCTGGCGTTCCCTGCTGCCAGCACTTCCCGCGCTGGATGCGGGCACGCTTCCGGCCGGCTGGGAGATATCCAACCCGGCATCCAGAGTCAGAATATTGGCCGCCACATTCGCGGCCAGGCTGAGTGTCGAGCCGACCCCACGCGTTTGTAAAGTCACATTCGCCGCGCCCGGATTGATCGCTTGCGTCACCGCCAGTCCGCCATTAACGGTTCCGACAAAATATCGCTGTTCGTCGTCACCAGACCTGCCTTGCTCAACGCCGCGTTATGGGCCGGGGGGGGGCGGGTCGCGTCGTCACCACGCCGTGTGCTCACGAGGGGACACGGGCGTCGGGCGAGGCGCTGCGGACTGCGGGGCTGCGCCGCGGGCGCATCTGCGCCGATTATGCTGCGCCTGGGCACGTAGGTCGCTGCGGTACGGCTCTGCGGCCGACCACAGACGCTTCCACGTAGATCTCAGGGTTGCAGCGCCGTTCACGGCAATGGGGCACTGGCGACAAAACCGTCGTATGGGAGGGAGCCTTCACATTTCGGGAAACGCGATTCCCCGGTCGCAAGCCAAGAACGCCACAGCAGCCGTACTGACGCCGCCGTTTGCGCCCCGTGTAGGGTCGAACAACCACCCTCTTCC carries:
- the ccmB gene encoding heme exporter protein CcmB translates to MKKSTMLGLLVLVVRRDLVLAMRRRADVLTTLIFFVMVVSLFPLGVGPEMEMLRKMAPGVLWVAALLSSMLSLGRLFSADYLDGTLEQMMLAPQSLSMLVLGKITAHWMVSGLPLVLMAPVLGLQFDMSAQAIGVLIVGLLLGTPILSMIGAIGAALTLGLRGGGVLLSLLVLPLCIPVLIFGTGAVEAVSSGLNTTPHLSLLGALLVLALVFTPWVSAQALRISME
- the ccmA gene encoding cytochrome c biogenesis heme-transporting ATPase CcmA, with protein sequence MLEISNLACSRGDHRLFSGLSFTLHPGQIMQVQGANGSGKTSLLRTLCGFMTPDEGDIVWDGENIRELDEDYYAQMLYLGHLNAIKDELSALENLHISAGLSGIELDEREVITALRRMGLRGREMLPTKVLSQGQRRRVALARLLVSDARLWVLDEPLAALDVGAVSLIQELIAEHLTGHGMVIFTTHQPLQVAGMDMRSLSLS
- a CDS encoding TolC family protein, giving the protein MREAVARKEKSEQERNQEYRHTERLARSSFLNVTAGAKSIEALRKMVIAQESVLQSKVKGFHYGIYTIVAVVDAYRLYYAAKRDYFQVRYDYLANRLKLKQAVGALSRKDLEDINRLFY
- a CDS encoding TolC family protein is translated as MAAKAEYKANLEASPQAIAAYLPTATYDYQRSSAQQNVKQSSNPVYALGKQSYSSVTHTLTITQPIIKPQAFAKISQAKVSEEQAKVNLLAAEQDLIVRLSSAYLGLAAARDSLTLSKAERETIAKQHELAQARLKNGMGTLVDVSDTAGRLALSEAKEIDAQNKLDDARLAIKEIVGFEAEALPRFRTNFDARPPLPAKVESWVVAALDQNLALQSRAMAVEIAAIEINGQRAGYLPTLNLVGTSTAQDSGGSLYGGGSKVNTNDISFKLNFPLFEGGEPTLWCGKRLRAKKRVSRSAIRNTGIPNVWRARPS
- a CDS encoding AMIN domain-containing protein — encoded protein: MTMKKNRVVNRFTGCTLVLALAMVFPAWGGDFDTFRLETRGDDEVLRLMLDVKAGVLHDARFDASGKGFVIDLKSSDREQLEKILREHPPAHPLVKGIRMRPHGDTATYLTVDLAKPMDVLDETVVATGDDMSQWEIVMSPHSEAPAPGLPDGVAVIEAKEEEGLVDLAFLSKQKLDTEVSVKHDPESVVIDIRGMNPKQVEQAVAEFVSFTPLVTRARLSKAGRNVARVVFDLAEEVSVVAQSAEGGTGGENLWVTIGTRRQVAAYKQAKEAAMAGLPSDLDLRLRKEVLELSGSIPPFALNPVALDKATTGQEESGLAGLVHKAVRVAGVIRSSCGGRSQVLGSEGGIQGQPGGIPAGHSRLPANRNL